Proteins encoded in a region of the Altererythrobacter ishigakiensis genome:
- a CDS encoding cytochrome b/b6 domain-containing protein, with amino-acid sequence MKTKHSLLTRLWHWLNALCVIVLFMSGLGISNAHRYLYWGDAGSQPSEAWTAVIRFPDWATIPQRYDLAESRDWHILLSWPFAIGLLVFWIGMLVGGHFWRDIRTRREEWTPTQIWADIVKHATLDFSHEGAKYGFLQKLAYGVVLGVLLPALIFTGLAISPGFEPAAPWLVDLFGGRQSARSIHFLAAWALFAFFVIHILLVLLSGPIKQIRDMITGGVDET; translated from the coding sequence ATGAAGACAAAACACTCACTTCTAACTCGGCTTTGGCACTGGCTGAACGCGCTTTGCGTGATTGTGCTTTTCATGAGCGGGCTAGGGATCTCGAACGCCCACAGATACCTCTACTGGGGCGATGCCGGGTCACAACCTTCAGAGGCATGGACCGCCGTCATTCGATTTCCGGATTGGGCAACCATTCCGCAACGCTATGATCTGGCGGAGTCACGGGATTGGCACATCCTTCTCTCGTGGCCGTTCGCAATCGGTCTGCTGGTGTTCTGGATCGGCATGCTCGTCGGCGGACACTTCTGGCGTGACATACGCACGCGCCGTGAGGAATGGACGCCTACGCAAATCTGGGCGGATATCGTCAAGCACGCCACGCTCGATTTCAGTCATGAAGGCGCAAAATACGGCTTCTTACAGAAGCTTGCGTATGGGGTTGTCCTTGGCGTTCTGCTGCCCGCTTTGATTTTTACCGGACTTGCAATCAGCCCAGGGTTCGAACCAGCCGCACCCTGGTTGGTCGATCTTTTTGGCGGACGGCAAAGCGCGCGTTCAATCCACTTTCTGGCGGCTTGGGCATTATTTGCCTTTTTCGTGATCCATATATTGCTGGTGCTGCTGTCAGGTCCGATCAAGCAGATCCGCGACATGATCACTGGAGGTGTCGATGAAACGTAG
- a CDS encoding SDR family oxidoreductase yields the protein MSRPAILVTGGAARIGACIVRAFADAGWHCIIHYRGSDEEARALAETLPSAEIFQCDLKDGDAAVAMIEELAILHDDWRMLVNNASIFSYDDATKLDPATNKEAMQVNAETPARMAQAFLAKAHSDAGRTVVHITDQKLENSNPDFFSYTMSKHALAATIPMLADGACGPIDRVYGLAPGAILASHDQTEDEIEVSHRLNPLRRKTGPDEIAAAVLMLAQGHLRSGETVYVDSGQHLLDQPRDVIYLARELAAAAAQ from the coding sequence ATGTCCAGACCTGCAATTCTTGTTACCGGAGGTGCCGCAAGGATCGGTGCCTGCATAGTCCGAGCGTTTGCCGACGCAGGCTGGCATTGCATTATCCATTATCGCGGATCAGATGAGGAAGCGCGCGCGTTGGCCGAAACCTTGCCATCTGCGGAAATTTTCCAGTGCGATCTCAAGGATGGCGACGCGGCGGTCGCAATGATCGAAGAATTGGCGATTCTGCATGATGACTGGCGCATGTTGGTCAACAACGCATCGATTTTTTCATACGATGATGCAACCAAACTGGATCCAGCGACGAACAAGGAAGCGATGCAGGTTAATGCGGAAACTCCCGCCCGAATGGCACAAGCTTTCCTGGCCAAAGCGCACAGCGATGCGGGCCGCACAGTGGTTCATATTACTGACCAGAAACTAGAGAATTCGAACCCCGATTTCTTCAGTTACACGATGAGCAAGCATGCTCTAGCGGCCACAATTCCCATGTTGGCTGATGGCGCTTGCGGGCCGATCGATAGAGTCTATGGCCTCGCACCCGGAGCTATTCTGGCCAGTCACGATCAGACAGAAGACGAGATCGAGGTTTCACATCGGCTGAATCCTTTGCGCCGAAAGACTGGACCGGACGAGATCGCGGCGGCAGTATTAATGCTGGCGCAAGGTCATCTGCGCAGTGGCGAAACAGTCTATGTCGACAGCGGCCAGCACTTACTCGATCAGCCGCGCGACGTGATCTACCTCGCACGCGAATTGGCCGCTGCAGCAGCGCAATGA
- a CDS encoding GreA/GreB family elongation factor: MAALKARYDHLLGTERPEIVEIVSWAAGNGDRSENGDYLYGRKRMREIDRELAHLSRRMKALRVVDPGEQLDTARVFFGATVELADEDDKRKIVTIVGDDEQDAGKGRIGWNSPMAKALRGASVGDLRVVRLPSGTKEWEVLEISYE; encoded by the coding sequence ATGGCGGCGTTAAAGGCGCGCTATGACCACTTGTTGGGCACTGAACGACCCGAGATCGTGGAAATCGTCAGCTGGGCTGCAGGCAATGGTGACCGCAGCGAGAACGGAGACTATCTCTATGGACGCAAGCGCATGCGAGAGATTGATCGGGAGCTTGCACATCTCTCTCGCCGGATGAAGGCCTTGCGCGTGGTCGATCCGGGCGAGCAGCTTGACACGGCGCGCGTATTCTTTGGCGCTACTGTCGAGCTCGCGGACGAGGATGACAAGCGCAAGATCGTGACCATCGTTGGCGATGACGAACAGGATGCTGGCAAGGGTCGGATCGGCTGGAATTCGCCAATGGCGAAGGCGCTGCGGGGCGCATCTGTGGGGGATTTACGCGTGGTCAGGCTTCCTTCCGGAACGAAGGAATGGGAAGTACTCGAGATCAGCTATGAATAG
- the rlmN gene encoding 23S rRNA (adenine(2503)-C(2))-methyltransferase RlmN: protein MADTALMSIPGQVDPVPAPRDITPRADGRIDLMGVPKERIQELFAEAGLDPKQAKLRSKQVFHWIYHRGVSEFADMTDISKAMRPWLAERFVIARPEVVEAQHSTDGTRKWLLKTADGHEYEMVFIPDADRGTLCVSSQVGCTLNCRFCHTGTMKLVRNLTPGEIVGQVMLARDALGEWPKGSMAGLDGEEDSSEYRADGRLLTNIVMMGMGEPLYNFDNVKTALKLVMDGAGLALSRRRITLSTSGVVPMMGKCGDEIGVNLAVSLHAVTKEIRDEIVPLNKKYGIEELLAACAAYPGASNARRITFEYVMLKDKNDSDEHAHELVRLIKEYGLPAKVNLIPFNPWPGSAYECSTPERIKSFSNIVFEAGISAPVRTPRGRDIDAACGQLKTAAEKKSRAQRDREAAEAATN, encoded by the coding sequence ATGGCCGACACCGCACTCATGAGCATCCCGGGACAGGTTGATCCCGTGCCCGCGCCGCGTGACATCACGCCGCGCGCCGACGGTCGTATTGATCTGATGGGCGTGCCAAAAGAGCGTATTCAGGAACTGTTTGCCGAGGCGGGTCTCGATCCCAAGCAAGCCAAGCTACGTTCGAAACAGGTCTTCCATTGGATCTACCACCGCGGCGTATCTGAGTTCGCAGATATGACCGACATTTCGAAGGCGATGCGCCCCTGGCTGGCAGAGCGCTTTGTCATTGCGCGGCCGGAAGTTGTTGAAGCTCAGCATTCGACCGACGGCACGCGCAAATGGTTGCTCAAGACTGCCGACGGTCATGAGTATGAAATGGTCTTCATCCCTGATGCCGATCGCGGCACTCTGTGCGTCAGTTCGCAGGTTGGCTGCACGCTCAATTGCCGCTTCTGTCACACCGGCACAATGAAACTGGTGCGCAATCTGACGCCGGGCGAAATTGTGGGTCAAGTAATGCTCGCACGCGATGCGCTGGGCGAATGGCCCAAGGGCAGCATGGCAGGTCTTGATGGAGAAGAAGACAGCAGCGAATACCGCGCCGATGGCCGCCTGCTCACCAATATCGTGATGATGGGCATGGGTGAGCCGCTTTACAATTTCGACAATGTCAAAACCGCGCTCAAACTCGTGATGGACGGCGCCGGCCTTGCTTTGTCGCGCCGCCGGATCACGCTCTCCACTAGCGGTGTGGTTCCGATGATGGGCAAATGCGGCGATGAGATCGGGGTAAACCTGGCAGTCTCGCTCCACGCAGTGACCAAGGAAATCCGCGACGAAATCGTCCCGCTCAACAAGAAATACGGCATTGAGGAACTGCTGGCCGCTTGCGCCGCCTATCCCGGTGCAAGCAATGCCCGGCGGATCACGTTTGAATACGTGATGCTGAAGGACAAGAACGATAGCGACGAGCATGCGCACGAACTTGTGCGACTGATCAAGGAATATGGCCTGCCAGCCAAGGTGAACCTGATCCCGTTCAACCCGTGGCCCGGTTCGGCATATGAGTGCTCTACGCCGGAACGCATCAAGAGCTTCTCAAACATCGTGTTTGAGGCCGGCATCAGCGCACCGGTACGCACGCCGCGCGGCCGGGACATCGATGCAGCATGCGGTCAGCTCAAAACCGCTGCGGAAAAGAAGAGCCGCGCTCAACGGGATCGCGAAGCAGCGGAAGCCGCCACCAACTAG
- a CDS encoding DUF1801 domain-containing protein, whose amino-acid sequence MTEAKTQITGIDPQKFISLVEPEAKRQDAMALDALFRKVTGERPQMWGPSIIGYGVYNTTYASGRDVTWMRAGFSPRKAKHSLYLMGGYCDDIAASRREELLAKLGKYKTGKSCLYINKLADVDMDVLEQLIAADWEAMERIYPR is encoded by the coding sequence GTGACAGAGGCGAAGACGCAAATTACTGGGATTGATCCACAGAAGTTCATTTCACTCGTAGAACCAGAAGCCAAGCGCCAGGATGCCATGGCGCTCGACGCACTGTTCCGAAAGGTGACGGGCGAGAGGCCTCAGATGTGGGGGCCGTCGATTATTGGCTATGGCGTTTACAACACAACCTATGCCAGCGGCCGCGATGTCACGTGGATGCGAGCGGGGTTCAGCCCGCGCAAAGCAAAGCATTCGCTTTATCTGATGGGCGGATATTGCGACGACATCGCAGCCAGCAGACGCGAAGAGCTGTTAGCGAAACTGGGCAAATACAAGACCGGGAAGAGCTGCCTCTACATAAACAAACTCGCTGACGTTGACATGGACGTTCTGGAGCAATTGATCGCCGCCGATTGGGAGGCGATGGAGCGCATCTATCCGCGTTAG
- the lptB gene encoding LPS export ABC transporter ATP-binding protein, whose translation MNQRDDGTVSNRVKLEAVELRKNFGKRAVLDGASFEVCQGEIVGLFGPDGAGKTTAFYCLLGLLRPDMGRVMLGGQDVSRLPFYRRAMLGLAYLPEQPSIFRGLTVEENILSMLEIVEPVPEQRKRLLEDLLGSLDLARLRTASAKSLSGGERRRCEVARALALNPAIILLDEPFAGIDPLTIANIKQMIRDMRQRGIGILLTDQNVPEMLSLIDRAYVLDEGRIIFSGSPAEMLSAPEVIEHYLGNSRP comes from the coding sequence GTGAACCAGCGGGATGATGGGACAGTGTCGAACCGCGTGAAGCTTGAAGCTGTTGAACTTCGGAAGAACTTCGGCAAGCGGGCTGTTTTGGATGGTGCTTCGTTTGAAGTTTGCCAAGGAGAGATTGTTGGCCTGTTCGGGCCGGATGGGGCGGGCAAGACGACGGCCTTTTATTGCCTGTTGGGATTGCTGCGCCCTGATATGGGCCGCGTAATGCTTGGCGGGCAGGACGTGTCGAGATTGCCATTCTACCGGCGCGCAATGTTGGGCCTCGCCTATCTGCCTGAACAGCCTTCGATTTTTCGTGGCTTGACGGTTGAAGAGAATATTCTTTCGATGCTCGAGATAGTCGAGCCTGTTCCCGAACAAAGGAAAAGGTTGCTCGAAGACCTGTTAGGTTCGCTTGATCTTGCGCGCCTCAGGACGGCGTCAGCAAAGTCGCTTTCCGGTGGGGAGAGGCGGCGCTGCGAAGTGGCGCGGGCGCTTGCTCTGAACCCGGCCATTATTCTGTTGGATGAGCCATTTGCTGGCATCGATCCACTCACGATTGCCAACATCAAACAAATGATCCGCGATATGCGGCAGCGTGGGATCGGGATCTTGCTGACCGATCAGAATGTTCCAGAAATGCTAAGCCTGATTGATCGTGCTTATGTTCTGGATGAAGGAAGGATCATCTTTTCAGGCAGCCCGGCTGAAATGCTGAGCGCGCCAGAAGTGATCGAACATTATCTAGGTAATAGTCGCCCGTAG
- a CDS encoding lytic transglycosylase domain-containing protein produces the protein MQKSPSRKFGAKYLFATLLLGTTGLAIGAPAATKNASPADLARAQMVAQQPTRMDMVLNRWEYLSENEELSFDAYSGFLLAYPDFPRSSRLRLRAENALDGTPASSEQLVAYFDTHPPVTNTGRARYALALSTLRRPEASEVAREAWRSGPMQETTEAYLLGLFAGQFTQADNDTRMEALLWEGDADGAVRHMLMTSSNKRDLFGKRLALLQDKLPADEGSAIARSALDQPGVVYNLVRYYRQNRQMDRAIDVLTSRPQFASLPHEASDLVNEMLIAAKGAGSRRAVQIAASVDDLFAPDTDISAGSFRLRDKYTDLMWLGGTEALWKLGDGAKAAPLFYRYGAAARTPLTKAKGFYWAGRASRQAGDTAEANRYYEMAAKFADQYYGQLALSAMGKPVPEFAQLPAAGITTEERAEFRNKSLVKALTALASSRRDWRTERAFFEALADSVRTPEDMVLLSELSEELLLDEFAVVAGATAPEHGLFGFERFAHPTVRVPTTSNWTMAHAIMRQESEFDQNRVSHAGARGMMQLMPGTAREQAGKLGVNYMSANLTSDTQYNIRLGDAYFRRMLDYYDGSYPLALGAYNAGPGRVNQWLRLNGDPRTDAIDYVTWIEKIPANFETRYYIMRVLGNAVTYDNMYPEKAPGGRPRHIDYFLQS, from the coding sequence ATGCAAAAGTCCCCCAGCCGAAAATTCGGCGCAAAATACCTGTTCGCCACGCTTCTGCTCGGCACCACCGGGCTGGCAATAGGCGCGCCTGCAGCAACGAAAAATGCCAGCCCTGCGGATCTTGCGCGCGCTCAAATGGTAGCACAGCAGCCGACCCGAATGGATATGGTGCTCAATCGTTGGGAATACCTGAGTGAGAACGAAGAGCTGAGCTTCGACGCGTACTCAGGTTTCTTGCTGGCCTATCCTGATTTTCCGCGCTCTTCGCGGCTCAGACTTCGCGCCGAGAATGCACTGGACGGTACGCCAGCTTCGTCGGAACAACTTGTTGCCTATTTTGATACGCATCCGCCGGTGACCAATACCGGGCGGGCGCGTTATGCCTTGGCGCTTAGTACGCTACGTCGGCCAGAAGCTTCCGAAGTGGCACGCGAAGCTTGGCGCAGCGGGCCAATGCAGGAGACGACCGAAGCCTACCTTCTAGGTTTGTTCGCAGGCCAGTTCACACAAGCCGATAATGATACGCGGATGGAAGCGTTGCTGTGGGAAGGTGATGCAGATGGTGCGGTGCGCCATATGCTGATGACCTCTTCAAACAAACGTGACCTGTTCGGCAAAAGGCTTGCGCTTTTACAGGATAAATTGCCCGCTGATGAAGGCTCGGCGATTGCGCGCAGCGCGCTTGACCAGCCAGGCGTGGTCTACAATCTGGTGCGTTATTACCGCCAGAACAGGCAGATGGATCGGGCAATCGATGTGCTGACGTCCCGCCCGCAATTTGCATCGTTGCCGCATGAAGCATCTGACCTTGTCAACGAAATGCTGATCGCCGCTAAAGGAGCGGGCTCAAGACGCGCGGTACAGATCGCCGCCTCTGTGGATGATCTGTTCGCGCCGGATACGGACATCAGCGCGGGGTCGTTCCGCCTGCGCGACAAGTACACCGATTTGATGTGGCTGGGTGGCACCGAAGCCCTCTGGAAATTGGGCGATGGCGCAAAGGCGGCTCCGCTGTTTTATCGTTACGGAGCTGCGGCACGCACTCCGCTGACAAAAGCAAAAGGTTTCTATTGGGCCGGTCGCGCGTCGCGGCAGGCCGGTGATACCGCCGAAGCAAATCGCTATTACGAGATGGCGGCGAAATTTGCGGACCAGTATTATGGTCAGCTGGCACTCAGCGCGATGGGCAAACCCGTGCCCGAGTTCGCGCAACTGCCAGCGGCGGGGATCACAACTGAGGAGCGTGCTGAATTCCGGAACAAGTCGCTTGTGAAAGCTTTGACCGCCCTTGCCTCTTCACGCCGTGATTGGCGCACTGAACGTGCATTCTTCGAAGCACTGGCAGACAGCGTGAGAACGCCTGAAGACATGGTCCTGTTGTCGGAGTTGTCCGAAGAACTGTTGCTTGACGAGTTTGCCGTGGTTGCCGGGGCCACTGCGCCCGAACACGGCCTTTTCGGCTTCGAACGGTTCGCTCATCCGACCGTGCGTGTTCCGACCACTTCCAATTGGACCATGGCACACGCCATTATGCGGCAGGAGAGCGAGTTTGACCAAAATCGGGTGAGCCATGCCGGCGCGCGGGGCATGATGCAATTGATGCCCGGAACCGCACGCGAACAAGCCGGCAAGTTGGGCGTCAACTACATGTCAGCCAATCTCACCTCTGACACGCAGTACAATATCCGGTTGGGCGACGCCTATTTCCGCCGGATGCTCGATTACTATGACGGGTCTTACCCCTTGGCATTGGGCGCATATAACGCTGGCCCGGGCCGTGTGAATCAGTGGCTTCGCTTAAATGGTGACCCGCGCACCGACGCGATTGATTATGTCACCTGGATCGAAAAGATTCCGGCCAATTTCGAAACCCGCTATTATATCATGCGCGTGCTCGGCAATGCGGTTACCTATGACAACATGTACCCGGAAAAAGCTCCTGGCGGGCGACCGCGCCATATCGACTATTTCTTGCAGTCCTAG
- a CDS encoding molybdopterin-dependent oxidoreductase, whose translation MKRRAALFGLSALLTGACSKIADSRTGQSLFDLAEGWNRKAHRALADREALAPEYSKADISPVFKGNGSVTVESDIYADQLARGFPDWRLQVRGLVKNPLSLSLDSLRAMPQRTQITRHDCVEGWSAIGEWRGPQLSQLLEAAEVLPEANFIVFYCADILYGKRYYESIDMVDAYHPQTIVAHELNGDPLPEKNGAPLRMRIERQLGYKHPKYLTAIEAVSSLDDIEGGKGGFWEDNYGYQWYAGM comes from the coding sequence ATGAAACGTAGAGCAGCGCTTTTTGGTCTGAGCGCGTTGCTCACCGGCGCCTGCTCGAAGATAGCTGACAGCCGCACAGGCCAATCATTGTTCGATCTGGCCGAAGGATGGAACCGCAAGGCGCATCGCGCACTGGCTGATCGAGAGGCCTTGGCTCCAGAGTACAGCAAAGCTGACATATCGCCGGTATTCAAAGGTAACGGGTCGGTCACTGTTGAAAGCGACATCTATGCTGACCAATTAGCCAGAGGATTCCCGGACTGGAGATTGCAAGTCAGGGGGTTGGTCAAGAACCCGTTGTCGCTAAGTTTGGACAGTTTGCGCGCGATGCCTCAGCGCACGCAGATCACGCGACACGATTGCGTCGAAGGTTGGAGCGCAATTGGCGAGTGGCGCGGCCCACAGCTGTCCCAGCTTTTAGAAGCCGCAGAGGTGCTGCCAGAGGCAAATTTCATAGTCTTCTACTGCGCGGATATTTTGTACGGTAAACGATATTATGAAAGCATCGATATGGTCGATGCCTATCATCCGCAAACCATTGTTGCGCATGAATTGAATGGCGATCCATTGCCGGAAAAGAACGGGGCGCCGTTGCGCATGCGTATTGAGCGTCAGCTAGGCTACAAGCATCCGAAATACCTGACTGCCATAGAAGCCGTGTCGAGTTTGGACGATATCGAAGGTGGTAAAGGCGGATTCTGGGAAGATAACTACGGGTATCAATGGTATGCCGGGATGTAG
- a CDS encoding glycine zipper 2TM domain-containing protein, with protein sequence MNKFALALAAATLTVPAAPALADPPPHAPAHGKRAKDRAAIYDANGYYISPRRITRDSRIWKGRDGEYYCKRDNGTTGLVIGAGVGALAGHELAGNGDKTLGVLLGAAIGGVLGREIDRGSLQCR encoded by the coding sequence ATGAATAAATTCGCATTGGCGCTCGCGGCCGCGACGCTAACAGTCCCTGCGGCCCCAGCCCTAGCAGATCCGCCGCCGCATGCGCCCGCACATGGCAAGCGCGCAAAGGATCGCGCGGCAATTTATGATGCCAACGGGTACTATATCTCGCCGCGCCGTATCACACGGGATTCGCGAATCTGGAAAGGCCGCGACGGCGAATATTACTGCAAACGTGACAATGGCACGACTGGTTTGGTTATCGGTGCAGGTGTCGGCGCGCTGGCTGGGCACGAGCTTGCAGGGAATGGAGACAAGACGCTCGGCGTGCTGCTGGGCGCGGCGATCGGCGGCGTTCTTGGGCGCGAGATCGACCGCGGCAGTCTTCAATGCCGTTGA
- a CDS encoding PhzF family phenazine biosynthesis protein, protein MKIDLVDVFGSGPLSGNPLAVVHGADSLTTDQMLALTQWLGFSETTFLLPPSDPAADYRVRIFYPAGELPFAGHPTLGSCHAWLEAGGEPQHDGVVMQECGVGLVEVRQDGAQLAFKAPPLTKQGDLTAEERENAIMLTGVDPSAVVEAVHVQNGPGWQLLRLASAADVLAADPVAKAAQGTDIGLAGPSEAGAETDWELRAFFSDAIGRFVEDPVTGSFNAGVAIHLFATGLANGSYRAAQGRKVGANGLVHCRQDNAGDVWIGGTCSTVSSGGIVQPNL, encoded by the coding sequence ATGAAGATTGATCTGGTGGATGTCTTTGGATCCGGTCCATTGAGCGGCAACCCGCTTGCAGTGGTGCATGGGGCGGACAGTCTGACAACAGACCAGATGCTGGCACTGACGCAGTGGCTGGGATTTTCGGAAACGACTTTCTTGCTGCCACCTTCTGATCCCGCAGCCGACTACCGTGTGCGTATTTTCTACCCTGCGGGCGAGCTGCCTTTTGCCGGCCATCCGACCCTAGGTTCATGCCACGCATGGCTGGAAGCCGGAGGTGAGCCTCAACACGATGGGGTAGTAATGCAGGAATGCGGAGTAGGGCTGGTCGAGGTGCGGCAGGATGGCGCGCAACTGGCATTCAAGGCGCCGCCGCTTACCAAGCAAGGCGATCTTACTGCAGAAGAGCGGGAGAACGCGATCATGCTAACAGGCGTCGATCCAAGTGCCGTGGTCGAAGCGGTGCACGTACAAAACGGGCCTGGTTGGCAATTGCTCAGACTTGCCAGTGCGGCAGATGTTCTGGCAGCAGACCCAGTGGCGAAAGCAGCGCAGGGTACCGACATTGGCCTTGCTGGCCCATCCGAGGCAGGAGCGGAGACTGACTGGGAGCTACGCGCCTTTTTCTCTGACGCGATTGGCCGCTTTGTCGAGGACCCTGTGACAGGCAGCTTTAATGCTGGCGTGGCGATACATCTGTTTGCAACCGGCCTTGCCAATGGCAGCTATCGCGCTGCCCAAGGGCGCAAGGTTGGTGCGAATGGACTGGTGCATTGCCGCCAAGATAATGCGGGCGATGTTTGGATTGGTGGAACCTGCTCAACGGTAAGCAGCGGTGGCATCGTGCAACCAAATCTCTGA
- the dapA gene encoding 4-hydroxy-tetrahydrodipicolinate synthase, which yields MFSGSIPALVTPFRDGAFDERAFRRLVDWQIDHGSSALVPCGTTGEASTLSNAEHHRVIEVCIEQAAGRVPVIAGCGSNDTRNALLHMNFSKKAGAAAGLCVAPYYNRPSQRGLIAHFSFLSENSDLPIVLYNVPSRTVTDIEDETVVELVRKYPDRIVAIKDASGDLSRVADHRMGIGREFCQLSGNDELWLPHSAAGGKGAISVTANVAPALCAEFHQAIAANDLKRARELNDKLFPLHYAMFSDASPAPVKYALSRVHDWVEPSVRLPLVECSDAAKKAVDEALEIAGLI from the coding sequence ATGTTTTCTGGCTCTATTCCTGCACTAGTCACACCATTTCGCGATGGTGCGTTTGACGAGCGCGCGTTTCGACGTCTTGTTGATTGGCAGATCGATCATGGAAGTTCGGCCTTGGTACCATGTGGAACGACGGGCGAAGCGTCCACATTGTCAAACGCTGAGCACCACAGAGTAATCGAAGTTTGCATCGAACAGGCGGCGGGGCGTGTCCCGGTAATTGCGGGCTGCGGCTCGAACGACACGCGCAACGCCTTGTTGCACATGAATTTCTCAAAGAAAGCGGGTGCGGCGGCTGGGCTGTGCGTTGCGCCATATTACAATCGTCCGAGCCAACGGGGGCTGATTGCACATTTCAGCTTTCTCTCGGAAAACAGTGATCTGCCCATTGTTCTTTATAACGTGCCGAGTCGCACGGTAACTGACATCGAAGATGAGACAGTGGTCGAATTGGTACGCAAATACCCGGACCGGATCGTTGCGATCAAGGATGCGAGTGGAGACCTCTCGCGGGTTGCAGATCACCGGATGGGTATCGGCCGTGAATTCTGCCAGCTATCAGGCAATGACGAGCTATGGCTGCCGCATTCCGCAGCGGGCGGGAAGGGGGCAATTTCGGTAACTGCAAACGTCGCACCGGCGCTTTGCGCGGAATTTCATCAGGCCATCGCTGCAAACGATCTGAAACGAGCACGCGAACTCAACGACAAGCTGTTTCCGCTGCATTACGCTATGTTCAGCGATGCATCTCCCGCGCCCGTGAAATACGCGCTCAGCCGTGTGCACGACTGGGTGGAACCGTCGGTCAGGTTGCCGCTTGTCGAATGTTCGGATGCGGCCAAGAAGGCGGTGGATGAAGCGCTGGAAATCGCTGGGTTGATTTGA